The genomic segment ACCCTGGGGTTCAGCACGACTGCTAGTCTCAAGGTGGGTGTTCATCTACTGCAGGTGTTCACAGGACTGGCTGGTGTGAGTTCAAGGGCCTGCAGGCTGCCTGCTCCCCAGACAGACGCTGAGGCATCAACAGCATGCAGTAGTTCAGGTAAACAATCAACAGTACTCTCTATGATCCTTCCTAGAACCATCACAATGTCCCAGCAGTTACAGAGaagttggtgggggggggggggggcagtacAATGGAGAAATGATGGGAAATAGCCAATTATTTGAGGCTTAAAGGCAGGATGGAAACTAATTGTTACAGATATCATCCCTCTGTGCTAACAAAGAGTTTATTATTAGGTATTTTCCCTTCAACCTTAAATCGGTAGGTTGACAATTCATTACATACCAACTTCATCACAAGAAACCGTCCAGTTTTATTAACATGTTATATCACACAGTCAGAATAAAACCTTTTCCAACCCACTATTTAACTGAATAAAATACAGATTACAAGCATAAACAATGATATTCATTCCTCTGATACAATGATCTGAGAACTGTGATTCCTATGGTTACAAAATGGAGGTGAATTGTTTATGAAATAAAACATACACTAATTACAAGACTTTTCTGCAAGGGGTTTCCATACATTTCTAGGGTATCAGATATCTTTATTTGAAACATGTCAACTAATATTCATGACTTCTGTTGATATTATAAAGATACATCAAGATTTCAGTGAACTGTCAttgtattttacttaaaaagcaaGTGACATAACTATTGAAAATGTACATCTTACTTTAATATGTGGAATTACTCCCTGAACACTTACCTCATGGTGACCTACAGGGATGTTTGACATGAATGACTAACACCTCCATTTAGATGTACATGTTACATTCCTGTGTCCTTAATCTTCTAATGGAGAATAAATACAAATGATTTCTCCCTAGGATTGAAGGCCTTGTCTCATCTTTGAGATAGCAACCATCAAAAACATAACTTTGCATACACACTAGAAATGAAGCATAGCAGCATGGAGTAATTTGAGAGTTGAATCACATTGATTTTGGTTTTCAAACAATCACAAATCATGTCAATATAAACAAAGTTATATTGCTAATATTTGTACATTTCTAAATACCAACCTTCATCTTATGATTCATACTAACATATCAATTTTCGATCTGTTTTAACTATGGATTACTATCTACAATACTTCTCCTGAAGAGGAACTTCAAAAAACAGAATTGATGAAATGGTTTCTATgtgcgggcttccctgatagctcagttggtaaaaatccacctcacactccactattctggcctggaaaattccatggacacagtccatggggttgcaaagagttgaaagcaattgagcgaccttcactttttCCAGTGTGCaatttctgatatttatttagatttaatttttattaaatacttttctacattttctttatgtcATTCCTTATCTTCCTTAAATAAATGGTCTTGTATTTTCTGAAGTGTATGTTTAGGGCAAACTTCTTCCATCACTTATTagtagggtttctctccagtacgTGCTCTCTGTCTAATAAGGTGAGAGCTCAGATTAAAGCCTTTGCTacttctccagtatgaattctctgatgttgagTAAGACGTGAGTGCCCAATGAAggtttttccacattctttacatttctaaGGTTTCTCtacagtatgaattctctgatggtgAGTAAGACGTGAGTGCtttgaaggcttttccacattctttacatttctaaggtttctctccagtatgaattctctgatggtaaGTTAGACCTGAGTAACTGCTAAAGTCTTTGccacaatccttacatttataaggcctctccccagtatgaattctctggtgttgAGTAAGATTTGAGTACTGACTGAAGGCTTTTCCGCATTCtatacatttataaggcttctctccagtatgaattcggtGGTGTTGAGTAAGAGTTGAGTAGTaactgaaggcttttccacattctttacatttataaggcttctctccagtatgaattctctgatggtaaGTTAGACCTGAGTAACTGCTAAAGTCTTTGccacaatccttacatttataaggcctctccccagtatgaattctctggtgttgAGTAAGATTTGAGTACTGCCTGAAGGCTTTTCCGCATTCtatacatttataaggcttctctccagtatgaattcggtGGTGTCGAGTAAGAGTTAAGTGGTacctgaaggcttttccacattctttacatttataaggcttctctccagtatgaattctctggtgttgAGTAAGAGTTGAGCGGTAACTGAAGGCTTTTccgcattctttacatttataagatTTCTCTCCAGTATGGATTACTTGATGTGTAGTAAGACATGACTGCTGTCTAAACGCTTTGCCACAATCCTCACATTTATGAGgcctctctccagtatgaattctctgatggagAGTAAGACGAGAGTGCTTGCTAAAGTCTTTGCCACAAAActtacatttataaggcctctccccagtatgaattctctggtgttcaATAAGAGTTGAGCAGCGACTGAAGGCTTTTccgcattctttacatttataaggcttctctccagaatGAATTCGCTGGTGTTCATGATGAGCTGAGTAGTAACTGAAGGCTcttccacattctttacatttataaggcttctctccagtatgaattcgctgGTGTTGAGTAAGAGTTGAGCAGCGACTGAAGGCTTTTccgcattctttacatttataaggtttctctccagtatgaattctctggtgatCACTAAGATATGACTTCTgattaaaggctttgccacactcTGCACATTTATAAGGCCTCTCCCCAGTGTGAATGCGCTGATGTTGACTAAGGTTTGAGTAACACATAAatgctttttcacattctttacattcataAGCTTTCTTGCCCGTGTGGATTTGCTGATCTTGACTAAGCTCTGAATTCTGCTTAGAGGTGTTGCCACACTCTGTGTATTTGAAAGGTTTCCATCCTGAATGAATTTTCCTGTGTCTACTTAGACTGGATGAGTTAGTAAAGGCTTTCTCACATTGCTTACACTTGTAACTTTTGTGCGGATTCTGAATACTCTGCTGTTGAGTGAGATTTGAAGACTGATTAGAAACATCACCATATTCACAATTGTCTGAAGATTGAGGTCCATGATATTTCATAGGGTGAGAGTCTTGTTCAGTTTTACACCCAGTTTCATTGCATGCATGGCTTCTCACTCCACCGTAAATATTCTTGTAATTATTGGGGGTAGAGCTCTTACTTAAGGCCTGACTCGTGTTATTACACGTGAGAAGTTGTTCCGTATTAACCGTATCATGATGTGTATTGAACAGTGATGGTGGGATTAACTCTTTTCCATTAATATCAACATTACACATTTTGGAATGGAGAGAAACAGTCTGTTGGTAGAAGAATAATGACCCCTTGGTCACAGATCCCTCAAGCTCATTATTTTGTGAGTTTTCCCCATCATTATTAAATTTCTGGTTTTCAGACATGCTTGAATGTATGTGTAATCGAAGCCTGTGTTCAGAGTGGTTTGCATGAGGATTTGCAATAGAGACTGGATGACTTTCTAGATTTTTCACATTTCCCTTCAgagaatgtgtatgtttcaaaaaCTGCTTTAAGCCTTTGGTTGAACAGATACACTTCTCTGCAGCTGTTGATAACTGAAATGggtgttttccacagtttgactcACATTGCTCATTTCTTATGGCAGTAATGTCCGCATTGTGTGAAACTGTCTTGGTTTCTTTCTGTCCATATAAACATCTTCTCGGTCTTTCACACACCCCCATATATTCCTGGACTTTCATTaaatgttcatttccaaggtaagcTCTTTCATATATTCCTAGCTTCGCTTCTTGGATTAAGTTTTCTAATCTTTGATTCTTTGACATCAAACCACAGGTGTTGTGAGAAGACACAGCTGAAATACATCAAATGAAAGTTTTCTTATCTACCTTTCCTATCTACTGGGGCTGGTGTGAGCTCAGCTGGGACAGAAGGGGAGCCTCATTCTCTGTGGGAAGAGAACACGGCAACAGTCTGTGGCAGCAGGACAGAGTGAGACCTGTACACAGGGTACTGatgccagccctgcccacccagccTGAGAGGGTATCTGCTGCTGCATCAAAGGCTGGGTGCTGAAATGTGGGGTCTGGAGAGCAGACCCAGGCAGAGGACTGCTGTGGGCTGTGAGCAGACAACCTGAGGGGCCGGGGGTGATGGACGAGCTCTATAACTAGAATGCTTATGGAGGAAGCCTGACCACCAGAGAGCAGAGCGCCTTTGTTGACTGATGCCCAAAGGGAAGACCCGCCATTGCAGCCCCTCTTCCCCTGTGCTGGCCCCTCCTCTCCCAGCACTAGGAAGGGCCACCACCCAGGTGGGCTCTATTGAGCTCCAGCCACAGCCTCCCCCCATGCACCTCCTCCACAATCAGCAGACTCCTGTGCTCTGGGGCAGCTTCTGGAGCAGACACCTGTGGGTGGCCCACACACATAGAAGGAGCTGAAAGCTCAGCTAGCCCCAGGGTTAAGGAAGGAAAACTGAAGTCTCTCCTAACGGTTACACAAACCATGCTTTTACACCTGCAACTGGTTTTGTCAACTCAGCCCGTACAGAACATCTGAATGGACAACCAGGGCTCCCCCAGACATGGAAGGTGTAGCTTTAGCAGCTGTAGACTTTGTGGGGATGCATACTAGGGGGAAGGGCCAGGCtagagtctgagctgcccccagAGCACCACAGCAGGTCCAGCTCCATGAATGCAATTCTGGGACCTGAGTTCACTGGATCTCTGCTGGTGTTCCAGTGAAAACAACATCTGAGGAGGCACATCTCTCTGCTTTCACAAACAGTTTATGTAAATCCCTAAAAGTGAAAGCTGCTGGCACCACAGCAATGTGCCAGCATGCCCATGGTTGAAGAGGGGCCAATGCAGTGCCAACATGGGGTCACATGAGACTCACACAGTGCCTGAGCACACCCCAAGGTGAACAATCCCAGAAGAGCAATGCTTAGTGGCTTCTCTCCCAGTGGGTGTCCTCCAATCCTACCTGCCTTGACTACAGATCAGAATCACAGCAAAGaaacacatctgggggctcttctcCACAAACCAAGAAGCAGACCCCACCCCAACAGACCAGTGACAACCATAGAGCCAAGGGGAAATTCCCCTCAATATTTTGGGGAGGCACGGGTCACAATAACAGCAATCAAAGCCCAGATCAAGGGGATAAGTGTACAAGCCTGTGGACCAACCTCACCCCCTAGGGGGAAGACAACAGAGCAAGAGGAGCTAGGATCCTGCAGCCTGCAGAACAGACCACAAACCCAGAAAATTTGACAAAATGGGATGACAAAGAAGTATGGTGTAGAGGAAGGAGCAAGACAAAAAGCTACAACAACCACTAAATGAAGAAGAGACAGGCAGTCTAATGATTACTCTTCCACTTAAGTCATCTTAAATGCTGATGCCACTAGGTGCCCTCTAATTCCTTAACCACTTTTTATTTTAGCACGTTCTATATGATGTTTccatataaaaatcataaatgataCTGACATAGGTCTAATCAGAAAGCAAAGACATGTAGGACAAAGTCTGGGGAAGTTGATAACAAGATTCATTAAATAAAGAAGCAGTTcttgagaaattaagaaatgagaCTTTCAAAGTATGGTGTGAACACTATCAATGCTCTGTGGAGATCGAATtgggaaggaaatcttaaaaagagtagatatctatatgtgaaatggattctttttgcagtacaacattgtaaatgagttatactccaataagaacGTTATAAAAAGATTCTATATCGAAACATTATAATAGTTTGAAACCATTAAAAATTTGGTGGAAAACGTTTTAAGCTCTTATGccaatttatttgaaattttttggagttaattgaatatatttaagtcttttcagttcaattcagttcagttaagcctTTTAGCATTGAGGAATTGGGGCAGATACACTTAACATTTCATATGAGTTcatatgaagaaaacagaaactttgAAGTAATCCTGAGATTGGCATTCTTTCTCTTTAGGGAGGTTTTGGTTTATACAGTGAAGAAATtacttgaatttaaaatttataagatCATATTTGTAGCTTCCAGTGTTTTAGGAATtataagtcaggaaaaaaaaaaaaaaactgtccccAATATTCCTAGAACTTTGGCAGTATGTCCTCAATTCCACTCACACACTGTCATCTAGAGGTAGAAATTTTCATAGGACCGTCTTAGAGTTTTTCAGAAATGTTCAGTTTTCCGAGGGGCCACCCGCCCCCCACGAAATGGAATAGTAATCGATTCATGCAGGTTGTCACCGGCCAAGAGAAGGGTTTCAGTTCTCACTGTGATTGAGAAAAGTAATCACTGGAGATGAATTCAGGAATGATTTAAAGAGACAGAACGGGGCAGGTGATATCCGCCTATGACAGCAACAGAAAGAAACCCAGACTTCTCTAAAATCATTTCCATTgaagcagatcttcccaaaccacatGAAAAAGATGAATTCCTCACTAATCCCTGTTCCTGTCGTGGACTGGTCGGCTTCATCCATTGACCCCTACCTGTGTATACGGCTGGCGTCTCCAGTCTCCTTACATCCCAGGGAGTCTTCATTTGCTCCAGAAAGGTGACCAGGTCTGGCTTAGAGACCACAAGACCTGCTATCAGGAAAAGGAATATTCGTTTTGCTAGAGATTCATCAGTTTCCAATCTGATATGTATTCAAGTGAGAAGAAAAGGTACATGTGCTACGTCGCGcccgtcacgtctgactctttgccaccctagagactgtagccgccagggtcctctgtccatgggagtgtccaggcaaaaatactgagtgggttgccatgtcctcctccaggagttcgtcccaacccagggatcaaacccacttcttttatgtctcctgcattagcaggcaggttctttaccactagtgccacctgggaagcccagagaaggcatGGTAGAATGTTAATACAGCCTAGAACTAAAGTATTTGGGGACATAATTACTAAGCTGTAttaaaattccctggtggctcagctggtaaagaagccacctgcactgtgggagagctgtgtttgatgcctgggttgggaagatcctctggaaagggaacggctacccactccactattatgccctggagaattccatggactattccataggctcgcaaagagtcagacatgactgttaccttgcttattaCATTATTAACATTCTAGAGAAGGCATGGTTGAATGTTAATACAGCCTAGAAAGTTATATCCCCAAATACTTTATCGAAGCACTTTTCTAACtaacaaatacataaagaaaagttcttGAGATTCTAGTCAAGTACTACTAAGGCCAAAGTAAGTAAGTGGGAGAAATCTGATTTATAAAGGAGAGTGGCACCCTTTTATACCACAGAACCTACAGAATTACCACTCACCTAGAAGAAGGAGGCAGATTCCATCAAGGAAAAGTTAGAATCATAATGAATCCTCATGAAGTCTTCTTTCTCAACTCATAAATATCCATTTTCCCATAGAAAGCAGGGATCTGAAACTATTATAAGGAGCAGAAGATTCTAGGAGACATTCTAGAAATGCAGGAACCAAAACCCAGTGGGTAGAGAAGGGATTCTGGAAGGCAGTTATCCTCACCCAAGGAGGCCAGGTTCCTGTAGTTCTCTAACATCACGTTCCTGTACAATTCTCGCTGCCCGAGGTCCAGGCATTCCCACTCCTCTTCAGTGAAGTCTATggccacatcctggaatgtcagcCGTCCCTGAAATGCAAAGTACAGGTGCCATGTGGCCATGGGAAGACTTCCTAATGTGACCCAAGAGGAAACCAGCAAGAGAAATGGTTTTGATTTAGGAGAATGTCTGGTGTTAcacaagaatataatttttacacAGTAATATTTTCTACCACATTTTTAGCCCcaagaaaagaggatgagatatgATCCATGAACCACTACAGAAATTATTCTGATTTGAAAGAGAAATCATATGATCAGATCAACATTggcatatttatttttgagtgttgTACTCAGTTGACAGACGATAAACTGACTATCAAAAGAAacaggaattattttaaaaaagcacttcCTGATCCAAATATTCTGGAGTGGGCTCAGTGTGCCACATTTTTCACAAGCTTATTTGAACGAGTAATGTTGAAAATTCTGCTCCATGAGTGACAATGTGTGAACAGCAACGAGGTAGAATAGTAAGGAAAGAATTCACATTTAACTTTGAAGTTTAAGTGATTTACAGGTTTTACAGGTCTGATAGGATAGTAATCTCGGCAGCAAGAATCATTTTAACAGTCTGGTATATACTACTTTCTGACAGTTTTCAGAGTCTTGAATGtataacagaaataatttaaaatcaataatgttGCGGTATCatctttcagcaaatattttaacaaacattctttaaatgacagcttaagggacgggggagcctggtagttttccgtctatggggtcgcacagagtcggacacgactggagcgacttagcagcagcagcaacttttacCTCAGTTTGTGACTCTAGACTTTAATCAAACACAGACAAATGCACAGAGCTAACTCTAATGAAAGTTTATAGAAATTTCTGTATttgtaaataatactaaaaacaagaaaagtgttagtcactcagtcgtgtcctactctttcccaccccagggactgtagcttgccaggcttctctgtccatgggattgtcaaggcaggaatactggagtgggtagctattccctgctTCACGGAATcttcaaaaaagtaaaacataaaatcaaTCAAATGATGTTAACATGTTCATGCATACAGACATACACTAAAATGGGACTGTGTACTTATTAAGAGACAAATTGTCATGTCAATAAAATcaggataatttttaaatgattgaaattatacataaatatgtgaGGATGatattgttaggtaggtagaatagggaaaaggagtccaaaatggccgtggctaaaagacaaggaaggtcaAGGAGGTTCCAAGGAccaggagtgggatgccactgccttctcctaaagaAACAGCACTCCTGCTTAAACCCAATTCGCATAGGGCaggctccaaatctttgttgtgatgagacaaagaaccgaggaacatacacccGCGTGACATCCATGGTGCCATGACTGGGATGTAACCAGGCTGAAACAACCTCCCAGCggaagaggccaagcacagcaggagtCCAACTCAGTGAAGCTCCCGCGATGGAAGCGGAAGGCGAAGAAACCCAGCAGGGGGAAGGCCCATCGTGCTGGATACCGGGACAGcgaaaaacaaactcagcagaaaggTCACGCGGCCCAGTCTCTGATCCCAGAAGACCTCCGATTAAGGTAAGAGGTCCTCACTGGAGGGATATGCCTaatgaaatcttaattcctttacaatctctcctttcttgttgCCTCGAACCTCCTGCAAACAGGCGGGTGGCAGGGGCAcaattgagggactctggagaggctactcctcAGCATGCCCCAAAGGCGCTGTCTGCTGAGCCCCAGCAGCTGTTACACAAGccggtgggggttcttctgtcctttctcttctctgtgccaaggatcagaccaaTGAAATTGTGAGCACTggtcagatatttagcaaattttctgGCGGGccatgaaggggattccttggcacgttttccccactgctttttcctcctgtccttcagctctttCCCGGTACTCAAGCTCAGCCAAAACTAATGAAACTCAGGCTCTGGtatctcattgcaaaaattcattgagagacaaagaggtggatttgttaggaTCCAGAGAGAAGCCACTCTTCAGGGTGTGAACCATTGCCAAGGGCAAGGGCTGGGGCCACAGCATAAGGCCTGGCTaggtttgggggggggggtgaaaatcatatgctaatgagtgggaggatcaccCCAACCATTGGGGCACCACCCACTCCTCCCTCATATGCcttggagctgtcctgccacctgTCTGTTGGCTTATAGATTGGGGATTAAgtacttgaatttgacttgttaTTTTGGACCCACTTGGTTTTAACTGGTTTACATTATACCCTTGTgcaatgtcattctttcaaaagttgtgctctgcccccttccctccagtTGCATGCTCTTTGCCTGAGCCCCATCCAGACCCACAATCTTGCCTCTAAATCTTCTGGAGAGACAACCGGAAAATAGCTGGCCTTGGTAGGGAAATACTCTATAATATCCAACCCcctaatcctacccagcactgttcacaatggAGATCTTGGGGACGTCCAGCTCCAGTCTGGGGTTCCAAGGAGGTCATCACACCTTGAcatgcctagggatctggtcctcgaTAGGTTGTCATGTCTCAACTTGCTCGGGATCTGCtagtcccaggggtcccaggaggtcgtcaCGCCTCAGCCTGCCCACGGACCCAATTCTCGAGAGGCTGTCACACCTCGACCTGCCCGGGGATTCGACCTCTAGGAGGCTGTcacgcctcagcctgcctggggctcTGCACCCTGACCTGGGGGCGCCTggttctcaggttgcaacagttctgggtaggataagcttcagaaagactcacccctaaggaaacagaaggaagcctattacttgtgggactgtgcccagtctcagcaataactcaggaacccagtgagaaccccattgcctttctggaaaggctgaaagaggcactccaaaagtttaccaatctggacttagactcttacgagggacaggtgattttaaacgacaaattcctgtcccaatgtgcatcagatatcagaattaagttacaacagATACAATAGCAGGACcccgctgcctctttagatgagatggtccagacagccaccaataccttttataacagagaacaggagaaggaggccaaggcccaggaggaggagagaaagaaagagacaaggcatgcccagatgctggccaccctccagagaagccctatggcaaaccccgagtccctgaaggacaaggcacgagacaaatgcctgatctgtagacaggcggggcattgggccaaagagtgtccaaaccggGACAAGTCTCCTAGAATGGCTTgccacaaatgccatcaactgggacactgggtggcactctgccctcgggacccaagagcctcaaggtcaagtgccaagcctaCCCTCACAAcggttcaacaggactgaagcggcccactccagccagcccgcctgtcacagataacatcacggggctggagccaagggtgcaactggatgtggcaggtaggcccgagaatttcttggttggcACAGGGGTACCTACTCTATCTTGATCTCCTACTccggagccttctcctcccaaacctgtaccattttgggtgctacaggaaaaccaactactaaaagattcacccgaccacttctttgttgctgggatggacaaatattttcccaccagtttctagtggtccctgagtgtcctactcccttattgggaagagatatactcactaaactggggaccacccttgtgatgggaagtttttcagcccctagagctctacagctcctggttactactgaagaacccattacactttcaatagagagggaccaaaaaccatgggaagacaaaattaacccgcaggtgtgggaccaggggattCCTGGATGAGCCTACCAGGCCGAACCGGTCATCATTGTCCTCCGGAGATCCCACTCGGTTTCCTAACCGGAAACAATACCCTCTCAAGAGAGAGGCTCGGgagggactacagcctttaataaataaattccttgcttgtgggctattggtTCCCACCAAGTTTGCCACGTacaccccaatcctctcagtaaagaaaaaaaagacggAACCTGGtgaatggttcaagatctccggatcataaatgaagctgtagtccccctccatcccacagtacccaatccctatgtaatcttgggagaaatcccacccagtgccaagtggtttacagtcttggaattcaaagatgcatttttttgcataccactggctaaagaatcccaatatcttttgcctttgagtgggaggccccaggagaaaaacaccaacagatgacttggacagtattacctcaggggttcagagatagcccccacctgtttggacaggcccttacctgggatctcctagatctggacctgggacctaacAGGAAAACATTACAATAcgtagatgacctactaatctgctaTCCAGGTGAGAAAagtgcccaacaacatgcaattcagaTTCTAAACTTCTTGGCAGAAAGAGGATATAAAGCTCTCTcgtgctaaggcacagatggtcgaGACAAAGGTCACTCACCTGGAAGTTCAGATTACACCAcgggtccaggaggctgtcctctgatctGGTACAAGGActcctccagttgccctcccccacgACTCAAAAACAATTTgcgagctttcctggggctaactggaTATTGTAGAATCCGGATaccaactatggtctaattgcccagcccttatatgaaagcttaaagggaactcctcaaaagaaggcagaggctacactaaaacaggccttaactcGAGCACCTGCCTTGaagttgccagacccagaaaaagcattccaacctTATGCCCATGAAGAGAGGGAATAGCTTGGCcagtgttaactcaaaggttgggatctgagccccagcccGTAGCTTAGTGATCTAAAAAGCTCGATCCACCTACCCAAGGCTGGCCCACCGCcttcgaaatcttgcagctat from the Capra hircus breed San Clemente chromosome 18, ASM170441v1, whole genome shotgun sequence genome contains:
- the LOC108638009 gene encoding zinc finger protein 501-like — its product is MLENYRNLASLGLVVSKPDLVTFLEQMKTPWDVRRLETPAVYTGSKSYKCKQCEKAFTNSSSLSRHRKIHSGWKPFKYTECGNTSKQNSELSQDQQIHTGKKAYECKECEKAFMCYSNLSQHQRIHTGERPYKCAECGKAFNQKSYLSDHQRIHTGEKPYKCKECGKAFSRCSTLTQHQRIHTGEKPYKCKECGRAFSYYSAHHEHQRIHSGEKPYKCKECGKAFSRCSTLIEHQRIHTGERPYKCKFCGKDFSKHSRLTLHQRIHTGERPHKCEDCGKAFRQQSCLTTHQVIHTGEKSYKCKECGKAFSYRSTLTQHQRIHTGEKPYKCKECGKAFRYHLTLTRHHRIHTGEKPYKCIECGKAFRQYSNLTQHQRIHTGERPYKCKDCGKDFSSYSGLTYHQRIHTGEKPYKCKECGKAFSYYSTLTQHHRIHTGEKPYKCIECGKAFSQYSNLTQHQRIHTGERPYKCKDCGKDFSSYSGLTYHQRIHTGEKP